The sequence GGAAAGTGAGCTGTTTGGTCATGAAAAAGGGGCTTTTACCGGTGCTGACCGAAGGAAACTGGGTAAGTTTGAGATCGCTCAAGGTGGCACAATCTTTCTGGATGAGATAGGGACTATGACGCCCTCTGCACAGATCAAGTTTTTAGAGGTATTGCAGGACAAAACTTTTCAGAGGGTTGGAGGGGAAATAAGCATGGAAGCAGATGTGCGAATTATCGCCGCAACCAATGTCGATTTAAAACAACTGGTTGAGGACGGTGTGTTCAGAAAGGATCTATATTATCGTTTAAATGTGTTTCCAGTTGACATTCCACCCTTTAGCGAAAGAATTGAAGACATACCACATCTTGCAGAGTTTTTCTTAAGAAAGTTGAACGAAACATACCAGAAGAAGATTCACGAAATACATCCGTATGTTCTGGAAGCTTTTGAACGATACTCATGGCCGGGCAATATCCGCGAACTGGAAAACCTTATGGAACGTGCGTATATTCTTGAAAACTCTTCAGTGCTTGGACCCGATAACTTCCCAGACGAGCTTTTCACATCAGACACTTCGAATCCCGAACTTTTCTCAGGTTCATTGCCTCATCTATCCGAAATGAGACGGCAGACTGTCGAGACTGCAGAAAGAAACTATTTAAAAAGACTCCTTGCTTTTCATAAAGGTAATATCCAAAAATCGGCAGATGCAGCCGGAGTGAGCACTCGCCAATTGCACAAACTTATGACCAAATACGGTATCAGAAAAGAAGACTTCAAGACCCTGCACGTATGACAATTAATCGGAACAACAGGTTCCGATTAATTGTAAAAACCGGAACTTAAAGTTCCCTTAATGATTCCCCTTTTATTTAAAGCCTTCAAGCCCTTTCAACTGTTTCTCAAGAAGAATCAAGACATAT comes from Syntrophales bacterium and encodes:
- a CDS encoding sigma-54 dependent transcriptional regulator, giving the protein MESIIVASKNRMACESIKDCFRLEYKVDVATTRESCLDLFVKKRYEILFIDVELLQSGSASVNGRINYKDAFQPFWHIFPNIEIIVMSSQEMIREAVMAVKAGASNYFTYPVDIDELNFVTESTYESRIMQSELDYLRDKFWQMDSLEVVKTNSPAMRKVFERVRSVALTKTTVLLTGETGTGKGLLAKLIHRHSNRAKAQFITVHCGAIPDTLLESELFGHEKGAFTGADRRKLGKFEIAQGGTIFLDEIGTMTPSAQIKFLEVLQDKTFQRVGGEISMEADVRIIAATNVDLKQLVEDGVFRKDLYYRLNVFPVDIPPFSERIEDIPHLAEFFLRKLNETYQKKIHEIHPYVLEAFERYSWPGNIRELENLMERAYILENSSVLGPDNFPDELFTSDTSNPELFSGSLPHLSEMRRQTVETAERNYLKRLLAFHKGNIQKSADAAGVSTRQLHKLMTKYGIRKEDFKTLHV